The nucleotide window GGAACAGACCAATGCCGGCGCTGGCAGATCAGACCTATGAAACAAAAGGCGGGATCACAATCCTGCGCACCTCGCGTCCTTCCGACTATGAGACTGGGACTTCGGACTGGATCGACAGGTTGGATTCCGAGTTGGGAGCTGTCCTTGCCTCGTCCTATGAGTATCCGGGCAGATACACCCGTTGGGACATGGCTCTGGTCAACCCTCCATTGGTGATGGAAGCAGCTGATCGTAAAGTTGAGATCCGGACACTCAACGAGCGCGGCATGGTTATCCTTCCCGCCATTCGCGATCTTTTGAAATCTCATCCGGACGTGGAAACTTTCGAGGCCAGCGATACCAAGATCGAGCTGACGGTGAAAGCGCCGGACCGCTTGTTCAACGAAGAAGAAAGATCCCGGCAGCCATCGACATTCTCGATTGTTCGGGAGTTGAAAAATATCTTCGCCTGCGATGACGATCAGCTCGGCCTGTATGGCGCTTTTGGCTACGACGTTGCCTTTCAGTTCGAGCCGATCGATCTGAAACTGCAAAGGCCAGACGATCAGCGTGATGTGGTTCTGTTTTTGCCCGATGAAATCCTGATCGTCGATCACCACGGCAAGCGGGCCTATGTTCTGGAATACGATTTCGTCGTGAACGGACGAAGCACCAAGGGGTTGGAACGAACTGGCGAAAAACGTCAATATACACCAGCAAATATTGATCCTGGCCGCGGCGATCACGAGCCCGGTGAGTATTCGAAACTTGTTGAAAAGGCCAAGGACTACTTCAGGCGTGGCGACCTGTTTGAAACTGTGCCCGGCCAGACATTCTATGAACCTTGCGCCAACCCACCGTCTGCTGTTTCGAGACGTCTGGCTCAGATCAACCCCTCCCCTTATTCCTTCTTCTTCAATCTTGGCAACAACGAGTATCTGGTCGGTGCATCACCGGAAATGTACGTGCGCGTAACCGGTGGGCGCCGCGTGGAGACTTGCCCGATCTCCGGCACGATCAGGCGCGGAAAAAACGCAATTGAAGACGAGGCGCAGATCCGCAAACTGCTGAATTCCGAAAAGGACGAAGCGGAGCTCACAATGTGTTCCGATGTCGACCGGAATGACAAAAGCCGGGTGTGCGTCCCCGGCTCCGTCAAGGTGATCGGACGCCGTCAGATCGAAATGTATTCCCGCCTCATTCACACGGTGGATCACATCGAAGGCATTCTTCGCGAAGATATGGATGCGCTTGATGCGTTCCTGTCTCATACTTGGGCTGTCACCGTCACCGGAGCACCAAAACGGTGGGCGATGCAGTTTATTGAGGATCACGAAAAGTCCTCGCGTGCCTGGTATGGCGGCGCCATTGGAGCGGTTCTCTTCAACGGCGACATGAACACCGGTCTGACGCTGCGCACGGTGCGCATCAAGGATGGCATGGCTCAGATCCGTGCCGGTGCAACCCTGCTCTATGATAGCGTCCCGGAAGATGAAGAAGCCGAGACGGAACTGAAGGCGGAAGCCATGCGCGCTGCGGTCAGGGAAGCGGGTCTTGCTTCCAAGTCGGCAGAAAAACCTGAAGAAGCAAAACCCGGCAAGGGCATGAAAATCCTGCTGGTCGACCACGAGGACAGTTTCGTCCACACATTGGCGAACTATTTCCGCCAAACAGGTGCGGATGTTGTCACCTACCGCACCCCTGTTGCAGACCATGTATTCCACGACGTGGCACCGGATCTGGTCGTTCTATCGCCCGGCCCCGGAAACCCCAAAGACTTTGACTGCGCCGCAACCATCGGCCGTGCTCGTTCCCGTGCCTTGCCAATATTTGGCGTTTGCCTTGGTCTGCAGGCACTTTCAGAATATTTCGGCGCTGAGCTTGGTCAGTTGGAAACACCCATGCACGGAAAACCTTCGCCGATCAGCTTGTCCGGCAACTCCATGTTGTTTGATGGTCTTGAGGCACCGGTTACAGTCGGACGTTACCATTCTCTTTTCGCCAACCGCGACACACTGCCGACGGATCTGCGTGTCACTGCAGAAACTGAGGACGGAGTGGTCATGGCCGTCGAGCACCAAAAAGAACCGATCGCCGCCGTCCAGTTTCATCCTGAGTCCATTATGTCTCTTGACCAGGACGCGGGGCACAAGATTATTGAGAATGTCGTCAGCCGACTGGTGTCTGCAAAAGCGCAGGACGTCGCAGCGGCATCGTGATGCTTGTCACGGCGGTTCCATACCAATCGCCGTGTGCTGCCTGCCACTGCATTTAGAAGAGGTTTCCTTTGCACATCCTGCTCGCAGCGCTCGCACTTGTTGCCATCATAGCCTACTGGATCTTTCGAACCGGCCAGACCACACAGTCCTCGGGCACTGCCCTTGAAGCACCTCAGGACGTCAAAGCGGCGGCCAATCGGTTTGGATACAAAGCACTTCTGAACCAGCACCCGACTGAAAGCGTTGATGATCCGCGTGTGACGGGCGCTGCGTTGCTGATACTGGTCGCGGAAATTGATGGCGGCATTTCCAGGGCAGAAAAGGAGAGCATAGAGGAACAGTTGCGGAAGGTCTTTGAG belongs to Roseibium porphyridii and includes:
- a CDS encoding TerB family tellurite resistance protein; its protein translation is MHILLAALALVAIIAYWIFRTGQTTQSSGTALEAPQDVKAAANRFGYKALLNQHPTESVDDPRVTGAALLILVAEIDGGISRAEKESIEEQLRKVFELSESDSKELYVFAKWIASQSSNQDDMIRRLIMRTVKLGGRDTIPDMMQMVNAVGRADTGTLTDDTQQVIERLKQLLN
- a CDS encoding anthranilate synthase component I; this encodes MPALADQTYETKGGITILRTSRPSDYETGTSDWIDRLDSELGAVLASSYEYPGRYTRWDMALVNPPLVMEAADRKVEIRTLNERGMVILPAIRDLLKSHPDVETFEASDTKIELTVKAPDRLFNEEERSRQPSTFSIVRELKNIFACDDDQLGLYGAFGYDVAFQFEPIDLKLQRPDDQRDVVLFLPDEILIVDHHGKRAYVLEYDFVVNGRSTKGLERTGEKRQYTPANIDPGRGDHEPGEYSKLVEKAKDYFRRGDLFETVPGQTFYEPCANPPSAVSRRLAQINPSPYSFFFNLGNNEYLVGASPEMYVRVTGGRRVETCPISGTIRRGKNAIEDEAQIRKLLNSEKDEAELTMCSDVDRNDKSRVCVPGSVKVIGRRQIEMYSRLIHTVDHIEGILREDMDALDAFLSHTWAVTVTGAPKRWAMQFIEDHEKSSRAWYGGAIGAVLFNGDMNTGLTLRTVRIKDGMAQIRAGATLLYDSVPEDEEAETELKAEAMRAAVREAGLASKSAEKPEEAKPGKGMKILLVDHEDSFVHTLANYFRQTGADVVTYRTPVADHVFHDVAPDLVVLSPGPGNPKDFDCAATIGRARSRALPIFGVCLGLQALSEYFGAELGQLETPMHGKPSPISLSGNSMLFDGLEAPVTVGRYHSLFANRDTLPTDLRVTAETEDGVVMAVEHQKEPIAAVQFHPESIMSLDQDAGHKIIENVVSRLVSAKAQDVAAAS